From the Brassica napus cultivar Da-Ae unplaced genomic scaffold, Da-Ae ScsIHWf_53;HRSCAF=93, whole genome shotgun sequence genome, one window contains:
- the LOC125604410 gene encoding NADH dehydrogenase [ubiquinone] 1 beta subcomplex subunit 7-like, whose translation MSGSSTSETPREKNKERNRDCYSRRMEVPGSSKKMIATQEEMVAAKVPLGYRDQCAHLLIPLNKCRQAELFLPWKCEDERHVYEKCEYELVMERMLAMQKIREEEAKAKQNKLQGNGVPLIPKTANA comes from the coding sequence ATGTCCGGGTCAAGCACATCGGAGACgccaagagaaaaaaataaggaaAGGAATCGCGACTGTTATTCGAGGAGAATGGAGGTTCCTGGTTCATCGAAGAAGATGATCGCAACGCAGGAAGAGATGGTCGCAGCTAAAGTACCTCTCGGTTACAGAGACCAGTGCGCTCATCTCCTGATTCCGCTCAACAAATGTCGCCAGGCCGAGCTCTTCCTCCCATGGAAATGCGAGGACGAGCGTCACGTCTACGAGAAGTGCGAGTACGAGCTCGTCATGGAGCGAATGCTCGCGATGCAGAAGATCCGCGAGGAAGAAGCCAAAGCTAAACAGAATAAACTACAAGGGAACGGTGTCCCTCTGATCCCTAAGACCGCTAACGCTTAG
- the LOC106396060 gene encoding putative Myb family transcription factor At1g14600, with protein sequence MGKAAGRNGNENYNGVGFNGQRGGGVRPYVRSPVPRLRWTPDLHRCFVNAVDMLGGQHRATPKLVLKMMDVKGLTISHVKSHLQMYRGSKLTLGKPEESSSSSIRRQDTEEDNFHDNLSLHTRNDCLLGFHSFPLSSHSSLRGGRKKEQTSESSGDDDADADFLHTMNMKKTKETTMFRSHHFHKKTEKEKNTWQEHEEEEDLSLSLSLNHHHWRSNGSSVSETSEAVSTCSAPFIFKDCLGSSPKIDLNLDLNLSISLLGS encoded by the exons ATGGGTAAAGCTGCTGGGAGAAACGGTAACGAAAACTATAACGGCGTTGGATTTAACGGTCAAAGAGGCGGTGGAGTTAGGCCATATGTACGGTCTCCGGTGCCTCGGCTCAGATGGACGCCGGATCTCCACCGTTGTTTCGTTAACGCTGTAGATATGCTCGGTGGCCAACATC GAGCGACTCCAAAGCTTGTTCTTAAGATGATGGATGTGAAGGGACTCACAATTTCACATGTCAAGAGCCATCTCCAG ATGTATAGAGGTTCTAAACTTACTTTGGGGAAACCAG AGGAAAGCTCTTCATCTTCAATAAGAAGACAAGACACTGAAGAAGATAATTTTCATGACAACTTGTCTTTACACACAAGGAATGATTGTCTTCTGGGTTTTCACTCCTTCCCTCTTTCTTCACATTCTTCTCTTag GGGAGGAAGAAAAAAGGAGCAGACTTCAGAGTCTAgtggtgatgatgatgctgaTGCTGACTTCCTTCACACCATGAACATGAAGAAGACGAAAGAAACGACGATGTTTCGATCACATCATTTCCACAAG AAaacagagaaggagaagaacacTTGGCAAGaacacgaagaagaagaagatttgtCGTTGTCTCTGTCGCTGAATCATCATCACTGGAGAAGCAACGGATCATCAGTGAGCGAAACGAGTGAAGCCGTCTCCACATGTTCTGCACCATTCATCTTCAAAGATTGCTTGGGTTCTTCACCAAAGATTGATCTTAACCTTGACCTTAACCTTTCAATTTCTCTCCTCGGCAGCTGA
- the LOC106396040 gene encoding glutamate decarboxylase 4 — MVLSKTASESDVSIHSTFASRYVRTSLPRFEMPENSIPKEAAYQIINDELMLDGNPRLNLASFVTTWMEPECDKLMMESINKNYVDMDEYPVTTELQNRCVNMIARLFNAPLGDGEAAIGVGTVGSSEAIMLAGLAFKRQWQNKRKAQGLPYDKPNIVTGANVQVCWEKFARYFEVELKEVKLREGYYVMDPEKAVELVDENTICVAAILGSTLTGEFEDVKLLNDLLVDKNKQTGWDTGIHVDAASGGFIAPFLYPELEWDFRLPLVKSINVSGHKYGLVYAGIGWVVWRTKSDLPDELIFHINYLGADQPTFTLNFSKGSSQVIAQYYQLIRLGFEGYRNVMENCRENMMVLRQGLEKTGRFNIVSKENGVPLVAFSLKDSSRHDEFEVAETLRRFGWIVPAYTMPADAQHVTVLRVVIREDFSRTLAERLVADFEKVLHELDTLPARVHAKMANGKANGVKKTEEETTREVTAYWKKFVETKKSNKNRIC; from the exons ATGGTTTTGTCTAAGACAGCTTCGGAATCTGATGTTTCAATCCATTCAACTTTTGCTTCTCGTTACGTCCGTACCTCTCTGCCACG ATTTGAGATGCCTGAGAACTCGATCCCAAAGGAAGCAGCGTACCAAATCATCAACGACGAGCTAATGCTCGACGGTAACCCTAGGCTTAACCTAGCCTCATTCGTGACCACGTGGATGGAGCCAGAGTGTGACAAGCTCATGATGGAATCCATCAACAAGAACTACGTCGACATGGATGAGTACCCTGTCACCACCGAGCTTCAGAACCGATGCGTCAACATGATCGCGCGTCTCTTCAACGCACCGCTCGGTGACGGTGAGGCTGCGATTGGCGTCGGCACCGTGGGATCATCGGAGGCGATTATGTTGGCTGGTTTGGCCTTTAAGAGACAATGGCAGAATAAGCGTAAGGCTCAAGGGCTTCCTTATGATAAGCCCAATATCGTAACTGGAGCTAATGTTCAG GTTTGCTGGGAGAAGTTCGCAAGGTATTTCGAGGTGGAGCTTAAAGAAGTGAAGCTAAGAGAAGGATACTACGTGATGGACCCTGAGAAGGCGGTCGAATTGGTAGACGAGAACACAATCTGTGTTGCAGCCATTCTCGGTTCAACGTTAACCGGAGAGTTCGAAGACGTTAAGCTCCTTAACGACCTCCTAGTCGATAAAAACAAGCAAACCGG ATGGGATACGGGGATCCATGTGGATGCAGCGAGTGGTGGGTTTATTGCTCCTTTCTTGTATCCAGAGCTGGAGTGGGATTTCCGGTTACCATTGGTTAAGAGCATAAATGTGAGTGGTCACAAATACGGTTTGGTTTACGCTGGAATCGGTTGGGTTGTATGGAGAACCAAATCCGATTTGCCTGATGAACTTATCTTCCATATCAATTATCTTGGCGCTGACCAACCGACCTTCACTCTCAACTTCTCCAAAG GTTCAAGTCAAGTGATTGCTCAGTACTACCAGCTGATTCGTCTTGGATTCGAG ggatatCGCAACGTGATGGAAAATTGTCGTGAAAACATGATGGTCCTAAGACAAGGATTAGAGAAGACAGGACGTTTCAACATAGTCTCCAAGGAAAACGGTGTTCCATTAGTGGCGTTTTCATTAAAAGACAGTAGTCGCCACGACGAGTTCGAAGTGGCTGAGACTCTCCGTCGCTTTGGGTGGATTGTTCCGGCCTACACGATGCCCGCGGATGCTCAACATGTCACCGTCCTCCGAGTGGTGATTCGAGAAGATTTCTCTCGAACCTTAGCCGAGAGGTTGGTCGCAGACTTCGAGAAGGTGCTTCACGAGCTTGATACGCTTCCGGCAAGGGTTCACGCTAAGATGGCCAACGGAAAAGCTAACGGTGTTAAGAAGACTGAGGAGGAAACCACGAGGGAAGTTACTGCGTATTGGAAGAAGTTTGTGGAGACAAAGAAGAGTAACAAAAACAGGATTTGCTAA